Below is a genomic region from Rhodohalobacter sp. 614A.
ATATCCATAAGGATGAACGGATAACAATAGCCCTCCTGCCGCTGCATCTACCATTTCTCCATGATCATCATTCCAGTCATAACTATTCAAGTTCGCTTCAAATGCCATGCCTTTGGCATCGGAATCCAGACCAGAAGCAATCATAGTTCCTGCAACTCGTGTTGCGTGATTATTGACAGAGGCAGTATTATCAATGACAGTTACTCTTCCTGAAAACTCGGCATGTGTATCACGAACGATTCCAGCATCCCAAATCCCGAGTGTTTGTCCATTGCCGGAAAGACTTAATCCTGCGGCGCCACCGGAATAAACTTCGTCAGTATTAAGGAGATCGGCGCCATCCGCATTAAACGTGGTTGCATAAACCGGTCTTCCATTTACAAATCGTCTTAACTCAGTTACACGTCCGTTTTCAAATTCGTGGCGAATCGGGATGCCAAGCGAATCTGCCAGTTTCAGGGCTTGTTCTTTTTCTTGCTGAAATTGAACAGAATATGTTTTTGAGAGTTGGTTGAGCTTTACCTGGTGAGCTTTATTTTGTGCATTCAGCTCCGCAACCTGGATGAGAAGAAAAAGAGAAAGCAAAATTAAAAGTTGAAAAAACCGCCCCATGTGTAGTGAAAGTAGATTTAGGAAATAATCAGCTCTTACTCAAAGAGTATAAACGATTTTAAGTTAATTAAAAATCATTAATAAAAAATAAGGGGAGTTCATCATTACCCGGGTGAAGCCCAATCTCGATCAGAACTTATTTTAAAAATATAGATTAGATGTCCCGTTTATGTAGAAGAATAACTCTGTCCCCAAGAATAGTCAGCCCAGCGGATAACTGATTTGCCAACCAACGAAATGTTTTCTCAGAATAAAGTGAAACATGAGTGTCTTCTTTTATATAGTACCATTCGCCAAAAGGTTCATCTTCAGGTCTCAGAAGGGTCATAATGCCGAGATTCCCACCCGGTTTTAATAACTTCCATAATCTCTCGAACTCCTTTCCGGGATCGTAGAAATGTTCTGCCGTTTCAGTTGACGTGATAAAGTCATAGCTGTTATTAAATACAGAAGGGGTATTAGCATAAAACGGATCAAACGTCTCCACCCGATGTCCAGCCTCTTCAAACATAATACTTAGTGTTGGCCCCGGGCCTGAACCAAAATCCAAGCCATAGCTGTTGGGTTCAATTCTATCTTTAAGCGGATCGAATATTTGGCTCAAAAAATCCCGGTAGTTTGGGTCGTTGGGATCATTTTCATGATTGTCGTACCGCTGTTTTTCATCGGCAGGAGGGAGCCTTTCTTCCGGGGTTACAAACACCAAATCACAAACAGGGCAGTGTAAATAAGTATAAATGTCATTTCTATGATAATGAACGGCTGTGTTTTGATGGCAAAGCGTGCAAACCGGCATGAATACAGGGAATAGTGGTTAAGCTTAAAAAGAATTTTGTAACTAACAATGGACGAAGATGTAAACTTAATCATGTTCTTTAGAGTGAAAAATGATCATGACTGAAGCAAATGTTAAAAAAGAAAAAAGTTTTGTGATCAAAAATATTGGTAAATTATGATTCAACTGGTCATTTATAATATTTTTTTATAATATAAAAAACTATTTTGGGGTAGTGTGCCGTTATAGTTGTTTCAATTAGAATTTTTGATGTTCTGGTAAAAAACGCGATTTATAATTGATCAGGAAGAATTTAATAGATTCATACTCTTTTTAAATAAAGGCTTTGTATGGGTAAATACGCAATTTTTATAGTCTCTGCTCTCATTTTTTCTCTTCTTACGTACTCAAGTGCATTGAGAAATGCTCTTTTTATGTCTAACACACGGACCGTCGAAAGTCATGGTACGAATCAGGCGTATAATATTGCGCAAAGCGCGATGATGATTGCTGCGAAGGATCTTGTTACGAATGGGGAGGGTAGTTCTTTTTATCCACCTGACAGTACATACGCTTATCCCTCAGTGAATGGGTTTCAGAATTGGGGAGGTATGCATGGATCCTATAATATATTTACGAGAAACCAGGGAGACACATTATTCACAATCCAATCAACTGGTAGATTTGATGGCAGTACATATATTGTATCACTTGGAATAATAAAGACTACTACAGGCGGCGGAGGTGGATTCCCATGGCCTGCTTTTGATGCCGCTATCTATACTGAAGAAGATTTTGACTATAAAAATGGTGTAATTACTGGTGATGTATATTCTGGGGGAAAATTTTCACTATTATCTAATGGAACTGTTAAAGGAGATGTTTTTGTTCCAAATTCTGATATCTCAGAAGCTGTTTATATGAACAGTGGCACAATAGAAGGTAGCCTCTATACTAATAACATACATGCTAACGCAGTAGAATATGATAATTGGGGTGCAACAATAATCGGAGACTTAATGGTTGGTCCAGGTGCTGACCCATCAGAGGTTGCCCCCCCGATTAGTCAATGGCATCCGGGGCATGTGCAGGGTACTCAAGGGGCATTAAGTGAACCTATACCTGAAATAAATATGCCTCAACCCGAATTTCCTGAAACACCTTCTACTTCACTTAGCTTACCACCTATCTACGTAAGCGGTAATACAAATCAAACTTTAGATTTAACTTCTGGAAGCGCCTCAATCTCTTCCATTGATATTCATAATGATACAAATTTGACAGTGTATGTTGGAGATCAGGACAGAACTCT
It encodes:
- a CDS encoding class I SAM-dependent methyltransferase, with amino-acid sequence MPVCTLCHQNTAVHYHRNDIYTYLHCPVCDLVFVTPEERLPPADEKQRYDNHENDPNDPNYRDFLSQIFDPLKDRIEPNSYGLDFGSGPGPTLSIMFEEAGHRVETFDPFYANTPSVFNNSYDFITSTETAEHFYDPGKEFERLWKLLKPGGNLGIMTLLRPEDEPFGEWYYIKEDTHVSLYSEKTFRWLANQLSAGLTILGDRVILLHKRDI
- a CDS encoding polymer-forming cytoskeletal protein encodes the protein MGKYAIFIVSALIFSLLTYSSALRNALFMSNTRTVESHGTNQAYNIAQSAMMIAAKDLVTNGEGSSFYPPDSTYAYPSVNGFQNWGGMHGSYNIFTRNQGDTLFTIQSTGRFDGSTYIVSLGIIKTTTGGGGGFPWPAFDAAIYTEEDFDYKNGVITGDVYSGGKFSLLSNGTVKGDVFVPNSDISEAVYMNSGTIEGSLYTNNIHANAVEYDNWGATIIGDLMVGPGADPSEVAPPISQWHPGHVQGTQGALSEPIPEINMPQPEFPETPSTSLSLPPIYVSGNTNQTLDLTSGSASISSIDIHNDTNLTVYVGDQDRTLVVNDFNVTQGHLNVVSEGEGRLQLFIQDSFTLNSGSTMNHNLNPGGNQRDPLSLLISYAGSGGIEWSDNQRVNANLFIKEADFAIGGSTDMKGNIISTGEFLKFYGDSDNFSRLIYAPNAHIQMGRETWGGGSPTILGSIVAKTMNAPSNITVTYSTDFEDTLPDLPGSGGGGGAETTEFAITYWN